One part of the Vicugna pacos chromosome 20, VicPac4, whole genome shotgun sequence genome encodes these proteins:
- the CIMIP3 gene encoding putative uncharacterized protein CIMIP3 isoform X1: MSQDSQKQSGPSHGPKTPSGQKVKAPHHLLSLSWKQDREQTLAAAYVPVVVDPRGQNPDKLRFNFYTSQYSNSLNPFYTLQKPTCGYLYRRDTDHTRKRLDVPPANLVLWRS; the protein is encoded by the coding sequence gactcacagaaaCAGTCAGGACCCAGCCATGGGCCAAAGACACCATCAGGCCAAAAGGTGAAAGCTCCACACCATCTCCTGTCCCTGTCATGGAAGCAGGACCGTGAGCAGACTCTGGCAGCAGCCTATGTGCCGGTGGTGGTGGACCCGAGGGGGCAGAACCCGGACAAGCTCAGGTTCAATTTCTACACCTCCCAGTACTCCAACTCCCTGAACCCCTTCTACACCTTGCAGAAGCCCACCTGTGGCTACCTGTACCGCCGGGACACTGACCATACCCGCAAGCGCCTCGACGTGCCTCCTGCCAACCTGGTCTTGTGGCGTTCATAG
- the CIMIP3 gene encoding putative uncharacterized protein CIMIP3 isoform X2 — protein MSRDSQKQSGPSHGPKTPSGQKVKAPHHLLSLSWKQDREQTLAAAYVPVVVDPRGQNPDKLRFNFYTSQYSNSLNPFYTLQKPTCGYLYRRDTDHTRKRLDVPPANLVLWRS, from the exons ATGTCAAGG gactcacagaaaCAGTCAGGACCCAGCCATGGGCCAAAGACACCATCAGGCCAAAAGGTGAAAGCTCCACACCATCTCCTGTCCCTGTCATGGAAGCAGGACCGTGAGCAGACTCTGGCAGCAGCCTATGTGCCGGTGGTGGTGGACCCGAGGGGGCAGAACCCGGACAAGCTCAGGTTCAATTTCTACACCTCCCAGTACTCCAACTCCCTGAACCCCTTCTACACCTTGCAGAAGCCCACCTGTGGCTACCTGTACCGCCGGGACACTGACCATACCCGCAAGCGCCTCGACGTGCCTCCTGCCAACCTGGTCTTGTGGCGTTCATAG